A stretch of the Porifericola rhodea genome encodes the following:
- a CDS encoding (2Fe-2S)-binding protein — protein sequence MAEFKLNINSKDYTVDVDPQMPLLWVIRDEIGLKGTKFGCGIAQCGACTIHLDGKATRTCVLPVSAATGKKITTIEGLSNDNEHPVQKAWLKLQVPQCGYCQSGQIMAASALLQSTPQPSEEDVNRAMHNICRCGTYQRIKQAIQEASKEMTAHGQANE from the coding sequence ATGGCAGAATTTAAATTAAACATTAACAGTAAGGATTATACTGTTGATGTAGATCCGCAGATGCCGTTGCTTTGGGTAATTCGGGATGAGATTGGTCTTAAAGGCACCAAATTTGGTTGCGGAATTGCCCAGTGCGGAGCCTGTACCATACACCTGGATGGCAAAGCCACACGTACTTGTGTACTCCCAGTATCGGCAGCTACCGGTAAAAAAATAACTACAATAGAAGGTCTGTCCAACGACAACGAGCACCCTGTGCAAAAAGCATGGCTTAAACTTCAGGTGCCCCAGTGCGGATACTGCCAGTCGGGGCAGATTATGGCCGCCTCTGCCCTTCTGCAAAGCACTCCTCAGCCTAGCGAGGAAGATGTTAACCGTGCTATGCACAACATCTGCCGCTGCGGCACCTACCAAAGAATTAAACAAGCGATACAAGAAGCCTCTAAAGAAATGACTGCTCATGGACAAGCTAATGAATAG
- a CDS encoding heavy metal translocating P-type ATPase, translated as MMAQDKSTIEKSQDTQPDTGYVRKSFPVSGMSCASCAVSVESTLKTTPGVKEAGVNYATQSAWVEVTPGTEDQALQQAVRSVGYDLIIESENAQEKQAEAQQAQYEGLKKRTLYAALLTLPVFIIGMFLMGMPWGNWIMMVLTAPVLFWFGRNFFVNAWKQARHRQANMDTLVALSTGIAFVFSVFTTFYPEFWHSRGLPAHTYFEAAAVIVTLISLGKLLEERAKANTSSAIKKLIGLQPKTVRILAEGKEVEISLSEVKPGAVIIVKPGEKIPVDGQLISGTSYVDESMISGEPVPVYKQAGEAVYAGTVNQQGSFRFKAQKVGAETMLGQIIKMVQEAQGSKAPVQRLVDKIAGIFVPAVILIALITFASWMVWGGENAFTHALLTSISVLVIACPCALGLATPTAIMVGVGKGAENNILIKDAESLELGHKVNAIVLDKTGTITEGKPVVTDDVWNDSLNEGERKKLVSLLYSLEKQSEHPLAAAVAKKLEEQSAALLELQAFENLSGRGVQATYDDQTYFAGNFQLIKEQQVDLDNALSKRAKSWQQEAKTVIYFANSKTVLAIMAIADAVKVSSAEAISRLQQQGIEVYMLTGDNEQTAAAVAGQVGVSRYQAEVLPSDKAEFVAKLQKQGKVVAMVGDGINDSQALAQADVSIAMGKGTDIAMDVAKMTLITSDLQAIPKALKLSGKTVQTIKQNLFWAFIYNVIGIPIAAGVLYPFFGFLLDPMIAGAAMALSSVSVVSNSLRLKGSKL; from the coding sequence ATGATGGCACAAGATAAATCAACTATAGAAAAATCTCAGGATACGCAACCAGATACTGGCTATGTACGGAAGAGCTTTCCGGTAAGTGGCATGAGCTGTGCCTCCTGTGCAGTAAGTGTAGAATCTACACTAAAAACTACGCCCGGCGTAAAAGAAGCAGGAGTCAATTATGCTACTCAAAGTGCATGGGTAGAAGTTACGCCTGGTACTGAGGATCAAGCTTTGCAGCAGGCAGTACGTTCAGTAGGCTATGACTTGATCATTGAATCGGAGAACGCGCAAGAAAAACAGGCTGAAGCCCAGCAGGCTCAGTATGAGGGTCTGAAAAAGCGTACGCTTTATGCCGCGCTACTCACTTTGCCAGTATTTATCATCGGGATGTTTTTAATGGGCATGCCCTGGGGTAACTGGATTATGATGGTACTGACAGCGCCGGTACTCTTCTGGTTTGGGCGCAATTTCTTTGTCAATGCCTGGAAGCAGGCTCGTCACCGCCAGGCCAATATGGATACGCTAGTAGCTCTAAGTACAGGTATAGCCTTTGTTTTTAGTGTGTTTACTACTTTTTATCCTGAGTTCTGGCATAGCCGCGGTTTACCGGCACATACCTATTTTGAGGCTGCCGCTGTTATTGTTACACTTATTTCTTTGGGCAAACTTCTGGAAGAGCGAGCCAAAGCCAATACTTCTTCCGCTATCAAAAAGCTGATTGGTTTGCAGCCTAAAACAGTGCGCATACTTGCTGAGGGAAAAGAGGTAGAAATATCGCTGTCAGAGGTAAAGCCGGGAGCTGTTATTATAGTAAAGCCTGGAGAAAAAATTCCGGTAGACGGCCAACTTATCTCCGGTACTTCTTATGTAGACGAAAGTATGATCAGTGGTGAGCCGGTGCCTGTATACAAGCAGGCGGGAGAAGCCGTGTATGCAGGTACTGTTAACCAGCAGGGTAGCTTCCGCTTTAAGGCTCAAAAGGTAGGTGCTGAAACTATGCTGGGGCAGATTATTAAAATGGTGCAAGAGGCACAAGGGAGTAAGGCTCCGGTGCAAAGGTTGGTTGATAAAATAGCGGGTATTTTTGTGCCTGCCGTAATCCTCATCGCTCTGATTACTTTTGCTTCATGGATGGTGTGGGGTGGTGAGAATGCATTTACTCATGCTTTACTGACCTCTATAAGCGTACTGGTAATCGCCTGCCCCTGCGCTCTGGGTTTGGCAACTCCCACAGCAATTATGGTAGGTGTAGGCAAGGGGGCAGAAAATAATATTCTGATAAAAGATGCTGAAAGTTTGGAGCTTGGCCATAAGGTTAATGCTATAGTATTGGATAAGACCGGAACTATAACCGAAGGGAAGCCGGTAGTTACAGATGACGTATGGAACGACTCGCTTAACGAGGGTGAGCGAAAAAAACTAGTTAGCCTGCTATATAGTCTTGAAAAACAGTCTGAGCATCCACTAGCTGCTGCAGTAGCCAAAAAGCTGGAAGAACAAAGCGCTGCCTTACTGGAATTGCAGGCTTTTGAAAACCTGAGTGGGAGAGGAGTTCAGGCAACGTACGATGACCAAACCTACTTTGCAGGTAACTTTCAATTGATTAAAGAGCAACAAGTAGACCTGGATAATGCATTGAGCAAACGAGCTAAAAGTTGGCAGCAGGAGGCAAAAACTGTCATTTACTTTGCTAATTCTAAGACAGTGCTTGCGATTATGGCCATTGCTGATGCCGTAAAGGTTTCTTCTGCCGAGGCTATCAGCAGGTTGCAGCAGCAAGGTATAGAAGTATATATGCTTACAGGAGATAATGAGCAGACTGCTGCTGCTGTAGCGGGTCAGGTAGGAGTATCACGCTATCAGGCAGAAGTATTACCTTCAGATAAAGCTGAGTTTGTCGCCAAACTTCAGAAGCAGGGAAAAGTGGTAGCTATGGTAGGTGATGGCATCAACGACTCGCAGGCACTGGCGCAGGCAGATGTGAGTATAGCTATGGGTAAAGGAACTGATATTGCTATGGATGTAGCTAAAATGACGCTCATTACATCTGACCTACAGGCAATCCCAAAAGCTCTAAAACTATCTGGGAAGACAGTGCAAACTATCAAACAAAATTTGTTTTGGGCTTTTATCTATAATGTTATAGGTATACCGATAGCTGCGGGAGTCTTGTACCCATTCTTTGGGTTTTTGCTAGACCCAATGATAGCAGGAGCTGCTATGGCACTCAGTTCAGTCTCAGTAGTGAGTAATAGCCTGAGACTTAAAGGGTCAAAACTGTAA
- a CDS encoding Sec-independent protein translocase subunit TatA/TatB translates to MTLTFLMLENISGWELFIIVLVIYLFFGPRSLPKFYQSLKKTLSQFQESWKEVQRELHRK, encoded by the coding sequence ATGACGCTTACTTTTTTGATGCTGGAGAATATTAGTGGTTGGGAGTTGTTTATCATTGTATTAGTGATTTACCTTTTTTTTGGTCCGCGCTCTCTACCCAAATTTTACCAAAGCCTGAAAAAAACGCTCTCCCAGTTTCAGGAGTCATGGAAAGAAGTACAGAGAGAGCTGCATAGAAAATGA
- a CDS encoding c-type cytochrome, whose product MFQLSLILSAVVYASTVLFSFNQKEEATASVEPELEKSIELGREIYSSYCVTCHMSAGEGIPGAFPPLAESDYLMADKERSIHIVMYGLEGEIEVNGTTYNNIMMPLGLDDEQITHVLNFVRNSWGNKGEVVTFEEVKAVREAGKE is encoded by the coding sequence ATGTTTCAATTATCACTGATACTAAGTGCAGTAGTTTATGCAAGCACTGTACTTTTTTCATTCAACCAAAAAGAAGAAGCGACAGCCTCTGTAGAGCCAGAGCTGGAAAAAAGCATTGAGCTAGGCCGCGAAATTTACTCCAGCTATTGTGTAACCTGCCATATGAGCGCAGGAGAAGGCATTCCTGGTGCATTCCCTCCTCTGGCAGAGTCTGATTACCTCATGGCAGATAAGGAACGTTCTATTCATATTGTAATGTATGGGCTGGAAGGCGAGATTGAAGTCAATGGTACAACTTATAACAACATAATGATGCCATTGGGACTGGATGACGAACAGATTACCCATGTCCTGAACTTTGTCCGTAATAGCTGGGGCAATAAAGGAGAAGTAGTAACTTTTGAAGAGGTAAAGGCAGTAAGAGAAGCAGGCAAAGAATAA
- a CDS encoding molybdopterin cofactor-binding domain-containing protein: protein MNRRNFLKVSGASGAVLTLGFAIPSVGQEAEVFKVNAEGVSGAQLNPFVIIDEAGKVTIMNHKPEMGQGVFQSMPMLVAEELEVDMEEVHVVQGLGNKNYGSQIVGGSNSVRGQWEPLRKMGAAAREMLQEAAAKRWKTKVSKTYAEKGKVYHKKSGKSFTYGQLIADAAKLEAPKDPQLKEHKNFKVLGQPLARKDAPAKVDGSAVFGIDLEMPRLLYATVERPPTIHGKVLSFDDTAAKAIPGVKHVLKTERHVFGYKLEGVAVVADSYYTATKGRKALKIEWDLSGFEDIDSRKIHEELVALKAEDGLAHKSIGDFKEGIQSAAKTIEAEYELPYLAHSPMEPMNMTAHVKKDGSCEVWGPTQSPQWAMRDLAGYLDIPEEKIKVNVTFLGGGFGRRAFNDFVIEAASISRQINEPVKVIWTREDDTQQGPFRPGTYHHLQAGFDAEGNPTSLQHKMIGQALSHQWPDADKSKLPGGVMEAINTGYAFPNLMTRYVPYESQIPVLWWRSVYSSTNAFAHECFIDEVAHEAGQDPLQFRKTMLKEHPRFVKVLEILEEKGWNEATEEGSGKGVALAECFGSICGQIAKVKRDESGKLKLEKVIAVIDCGMTVNPDTIRAQTEGNIVMGLTAAIKSPIVFSRGRTRQTNFHNYQMLMLNEMPEVEVHIVQNEEQPGGVGEPGLPPLAPALANAIFNESGKRIRELPLRLDRV, encoded by the coding sequence ATGAATAGAAGAAATTTTTTAAAAGTATCCGGAGCCTCCGGCGCTGTTCTTACCCTTGGCTTTGCTATTCCTTCTGTAGGGCAGGAAGCCGAAGTATTCAAAGTAAATGCTGAAGGTGTTAGTGGTGCGCAGCTCAACCCCTTTGTAATAATTGATGAAGCGGGTAAGGTTACGATCATGAACCACAAACCAGAAATGGGTCAGGGAGTTTTTCAGTCCATGCCCATGCTGGTAGCCGAAGAGCTGGAAGTAGATATGGAAGAAGTACATGTTGTACAGGGCTTGGGCAATAAGAATTATGGAAGCCAGATTGTAGGAGGTAGCAATAGTGTAAGAGGACAATGGGAACCTTTGCGTAAAATGGGAGCGGCTGCCCGCGAAATGCTGCAAGAAGCCGCCGCCAAACGCTGGAAGACCAAAGTGAGTAAAACCTATGCTGAAAAGGGCAAGGTGTACCACAAAAAATCAGGCAAAAGCTTTACTTATGGCCAACTGATAGCCGATGCTGCAAAGCTGGAAGCCCCCAAAGACCCTCAGCTAAAGGAGCATAAAAATTTTAAAGTACTGGGCCAGCCGCTGGCGCGTAAAGATGCCCCCGCTAAAGTTGACGGAAGTGCGGTGTTCGGCATAGACCTAGAAATGCCTCGCTTGTTGTATGCAACTGTTGAGCGCCCTCCAACCATTCATGGTAAAGTACTAAGCTTTGATGATACTGCTGCAAAAGCAATTCCAGGGGTAAAACATGTCCTCAAAACGGAACGCCATGTTTTCGGCTATAAGCTGGAAGGCGTAGCCGTAGTTGCAGACTCATACTACACTGCTACCAAGGGTAGAAAGGCCCTTAAAATAGAATGGGACCTAAGTGGCTTTGAAGATATTGATTCGCGAAAGATACACGAAGAGCTGGTAGCGCTGAAGGCTGAAGATGGCCTGGCACATAAAAGTATAGGTGACTTTAAAGAGGGAATACAAAGTGCTGCTAAAACCATTGAGGCTGAGTACGAACTACCCTATCTGGCCCACAGCCCCATGGAACCTATGAACATGACCGCACACGTAAAAAAAGACGGTAGTTGCGAGGTGTGGGGGCCAACCCAATCGCCACAGTGGGCTATGCGAGACCTTGCTGGCTACCTGGATATACCCGAAGAAAAAATTAAAGTAAATGTCACATTTCTGGGAGGAGGGTTTGGCCGCCGTGCCTTCAACGACTTTGTCATAGAGGCAGCTTCTATTTCCAGGCAGATAAATGAGCCGGTTAAAGTTATCTGGACTCGTGAAGATGATACACAACAGGGACCTTTTCGTCCGGGAACATACCATCACCTACAGGCAGGTTTTGACGCAGAGGGCAATCCTACCTCCCTGCAACACAAAATGATTGGGCAGGCATTAAGCCATCAGTGGCCGGATGCTGACAAAAGTAAGCTGCCTGGTGGGGTCATGGAAGCTATTAATACTGGTTATGCTTTTCCTAACCTAATGACGCGCTACGTGCCTTATGAGTCACAAATACCAGTGTTGTGGTGGCGCTCTGTATATTCGTCTACTAATGCTTTCGCTCATGAGTGTTTTATAGATGAAGTTGCGCACGAAGCCGGACAAGACCCTCTACAGTTTAGAAAAACTATGCTGAAAGAGCACCCCCGTTTTGTAAAAGTACTGGAAATACTGGAAGAAAAAGGCTGGAACGAGGCTACGGAAGAAGGTAGCGGGAAAGGCGTAGCCCTTGCCGAGTGTTTCGGAAGTATTTGTGGGCAAATTGCTAAAGTTAAACGTGATGAAAGCGGAAAGCTTAAGCTAGAAAAAGTGATAGCTGTTATAGATTGCGGCATGACGGTGAACCCTGATACGATACGCGCTCAAACTGAAGGGAACATCGTTATGGGGCTTACGGCTGCTATCAAAAGCCCGATAGTATTTAGTAGAGGCAGAACCCGACAAACCAATTTCCACAACTATCAGATGCTTATGCTCAATGAGATGCCCGAGGTAGAGGTTCACATTGTACAGAATGAAGAGCAACCTGGTGGTGTTGGCGAACCTGGCTTACCCCCTCTGGCTCCGGCATTGGCCAATGCTATTTTCAACGAGTCGGGCAAGCGTATCAGAGAGTTACCTCTCCGCCTGGACAGAGTATAA
- a CDS encoding heavy metal transport/detoxification protein yields MKNIQYKSNIKCGACVAAVKPGLDAVVGKGRWKVDLNAKDRILSVDTEQEEKVEEVVQKAGYQLERI; encoded by the coding sequence ATGAAAAACATACAATATAAGTCTAATATTAAATGTGGAGCCTGCGTAGCCGCGGTAAAACCCGGGCTGGATGCAGTAGTAGGAAAAGGTCGTTGGAAAGTAGACCTGAACGCCAAAGATCGTATCCTTAGTGTGGATACAGAGCAGGAAGAAAAGGTAGAGGAGGTGGTGCAGAAAGCTGGCTATCAGCTGGAGAGAATATAA
- a CDS encoding nucleotidyltransferase family protein has translation MSAPEQNAIIILAAGSSSRMGQPKQLLPFEGKTLLQRAAEEALKANTAEVWVVLGCNAEKIRGSAEKLPVKIVINSDWASGMGSSIRTGVHAALKSNASLEGICIMLTDQPYVNAKHLEKLIRTHSSTYKPLIASEYKGILGVPAYFHHTYFSALLQLKADQGARKLILKNQQDVTGIAFPQGITDIDTPEDYHLLKRQHNFT, from the coding sequence ATGAGCGCGCCTGAGCAAAATGCTATTATCATTTTGGCGGCAGGCAGCTCCAGCAGAATGGGCCAGCCTAAGCAACTTTTACCCTTTGAAGGAAAAACACTCTTACAAAGAGCGGCAGAAGAAGCTTTAAAAGCTAATACTGCAGAAGTTTGGGTGGTCCTGGGCTGTAATGCAGAAAAGATACGAGGCTCAGCAGAAAAGTTGCCGGTAAAGATTGTTATTAATTCTGACTGGGCATCAGGGATGGGGAGTTCCATCCGTACCGGCGTACATGCAGCGCTAAAAAGTAACGCATCATTAGAGGGCATATGTATAATGCTTACCGACCAGCCTTACGTTAACGCTAAGCATTTAGAAAAACTAATTCGCACGCACAGCAGTACCTATAAACCTCTTATAGCCTCGGAGTACAAGGGTATATTGGGTGTACCGGCATATTTTCATCACACTTATTTTTCTGCCCTTTTACAACTCAAAGCAGATCAGGGAGCAAGAAAATTAATTCTTAAAAACCAGCAAGATGTGACTGGCATAGCATTCCCTCAGGGAATTACGGATATTGATACCCCAGAAGATTATCACCTGCTAAAAAGACAACATAATTTCACCTGA
- a CDS encoding AraC family transcriptional regulator yields the protein MPVNDPLELRIKGMVCDRCIRVLESAFEEAGLKVESIRLGSVKLSGTHKLHSLTPLRQLLEKHGFGLLEDSRQNLIKQAQDLISQYYQEEVAFYQEIRLSTFLNQEMNMHYDSLSALFSSLTGLTLDQYAQQQRLHKVKELLVYSNMTLMEIAARTGFSSTQHLSSHFKSQLGLPPSHFRQLQARKKKVQGGRN from the coding sequence ATGCCTGTAAATGATCCTCTGGAGTTGCGTATTAAAGGCATGGTATGCGATCGTTGTATTCGCGTACTAGAGAGTGCTTTTGAGGAGGCAGGCCTAAAAGTGGAAAGTATACGATTAGGTAGCGTTAAGCTTTCTGGCACCCATAAGCTACACTCTCTGACCCCCCTACGGCAATTGCTGGAAAAGCATGGCTTTGGCCTATTAGAAGATAGCCGACAAAATCTGATTAAGCAGGCACAAGACTTGATAAGTCAGTACTATCAGGAGGAGGTGGCTTTTTATCAGGAAATCAGGCTTTCTACATTTCTAAACCAAGAGATGAACATGCATTATGATAGTTTGAGCGCACTTTTTTCATCACTCACAGGCTTAACCTTAGATCAGTATGCTCAGCAGCAAAGGTTGCATAAGGTCAAAGAATTGTTAGTGTATTCCAATATGACACTAATGGAAATCGCAGCTCGTACCGGATTCAGCAGTACCCAACACCTTTCTTCACACTTTAAATCGCAGCTTGGCCTTCCGCCCTCACATTTCAGGCAGTTGCAGGCCAGAAAGAAAAAAGTGCAGGGTGGCAGGAATTAA
- a CDS encoding XdhC family protein, which produces MKELSRIVEAYQQIKESGQQAALATVVKVQGSSYRRAGARMLMSDDGRWTGAISGGCLEGDALRKARQAILRNTPSVVTYDTMTDENASRLGVGLGCNGIIDVLIEPLGYLEQQLDLMQVFTHFLEDREIAAIATVFNVEESMANIIGQRFIIDSRGNTITNMADPILAQEVRQDLEKVIQNPKNGIRTYTLSQGKVELSIEVLQPSIELVIFGGGYDATPVVKLGTELGWKVSVTDDCVAHTGRKRFPGACQVLHAAREDVVKQLNFTPYTYAVLMSHNFAYDKAVLPQLLATQVQYIGILGPKKRFIKMINELAQEGVMIGEAEQRRVYSPVGLDLGAETPEEIALSIVSEIQAIHRSAKAGMLKNKKGFIHERA; this is translated from the coding sequence ATGAAGGAGCTTAGTAGAATTGTAGAAGCTTACCAACAGATTAAAGAGAGTGGCCAGCAGGCAGCCCTGGCTACCGTGGTTAAAGTACAGGGCTCTTCTTACCGGAGAGCTGGCGCACGTATGCTTATGAGCGATGACGGAAGGTGGACTGGAGCGATTAGTGGCGGCTGCCTGGAAGGAGATGCTTTACGCAAAGCCCGTCAGGCAATACTCAGGAATACACCTAGCGTAGTCACCTACGATACCATGACCGACGAAAACGCCAGCAGATTGGGCGTTGGCTTGGGCTGCAATGGTATTATTGATGTACTTATAGAACCATTAGGCTATTTGGAACAACAGCTTGATCTGATGCAGGTTTTTACACATTTTTTGGAAGACCGGGAAATAGCTGCTATTGCTACTGTTTTTAATGTGGAAGAATCTATGGCTAATATAATTGGTCAACGTTTCATCATAGATAGCCGGGGTAATACAATCACTAATATGGCTGACCCAATACTGGCCCAGGAAGTAAGGCAGGACTTAGAGAAGGTGATCCAAAATCCTAAAAATGGTATTCGTACCTACACATTAAGCCAGGGAAAAGTAGAACTAAGCATAGAAGTACTACAACCAAGTATTGAACTTGTCATTTTTGGTGGGGGCTACGATGCTACACCTGTAGTAAAATTGGGGACCGAACTCGGCTGGAAAGTCAGTGTTACGGATGACTGCGTTGCACATACTGGTAGGAAGCGTTTTCCTGGGGCCTGCCAGGTGCTACACGCAGCACGAGAAGATGTAGTAAAACAGCTCAACTTTACCCCCTACACCTATGCTGTTTTGATGTCGCATAATTTTGCCTATGACAAAGCCGTACTCCCTCAGCTTTTGGCTACTCAAGTTCAATACATCGGAATACTAGGCCCTAAAAAGAGATTTATTAAAATGATAAATGAGTTGGCTCAGGAGGGTGTCATGATAGGCGAAGCTGAGCAAAGGAGAGTGTATAGCCCGGTAGGACTAGACCTGGGCGCAGAAACACCTGAAGAGATAGCATTATCTATCGTTTCAGAAATACAGGCCATACACCGTAGCGCAAAAGCAGGTATGTTAAAAAATAAAAAGGGTTTTATTCATGAGCGCGCCTGA
- a CDS encoding ABC transporter permease, producing MLKNYLIVALRNLSRQKSFSWLNIAGLTLGISSALIIFLVVRFELSFDRFHTNADRIYRVLSGSPKEAILEDAGTPHGLREVMSHEFSEIEKIAVAFKVNPEETQIEINDNITKEDGIVFATPTFFEIFDYDWVVGSPESSLSEPGQVVINEQLAEKYFGGDAIGKRIIYNNKHEVLVSGVIKNMPRNTDLSMRMIISHATFEQSDEYDKEYNANRNSYYQTFVLLKPGTDPESVNAQFPAMIEKYQGKEIAASYMSHALQPISEMHFSENVDNFSERSVSKEVVYSLALIGLFLLVTACINFINLTTAQAVKRSKEVGVRKALGSSRTQLVKQFMGETALLTLFAVLLSYLITVNIIPYLSPLFNISIDYALVQDLPTFVFLLVTAVFVSILAGFYPSIVLSSFRPVTTLKNTLTNKKSGGLGLRKTLIVFQFALSQVLIICTIVVLNQMHYFNTKSLGFVKEAVLTLDIPFTRSERLESFRQRLKEHSAIHEVSFSLNTPAATINKSWTYFGHSALENNLPSEIKFVDPSYLPFYDLQLLSGRNLIDSDSTELVVNEAFLKTIGIDEPDKALGEEVEYYGTSGTIVGVVRDFHSLSLQNMIPPLMLTHNSDMFRKASLKIDMTQAGAAIATTEEVWKDLFPKQYFAYKFLDDDLATMYEQERNTSRLLSIFASIAIFIGCLGLYGLISFMTVQKEKEMGIRKVLGGSTQHIVYLFTREFIILVSIAFLIALPLGYYLMNEWLNNFIYSIELEWWMFALAALSGILIAALTVSYKSLRAALVSPANSLRGE from the coding sequence ATGCTGAAAAATTATCTGATTGTTGCTCTTAGAAATTTATCCAGACAGAAAAGTTTTTCCTGGCTAAATATAGCCGGACTTACCTTGGGCATAAGTAGTGCGCTTATTATCTTTTTAGTGGTGAGGTTTGAGCTTAGCTTTGACAGGTTCCATACCAATGCTGACAGAATCTACCGGGTATTGTCAGGCTCTCCCAAAGAAGCAATACTTGAAGATGCCGGTACGCCCCATGGCCTGCGAGAAGTTATGAGCCATGAATTTTCTGAGATAGAAAAGATAGCAGTTGCCTTTAAAGTTAATCCAGAAGAAACTCAGATTGAGATTAATGACAATATAACAAAAGAAGATGGGATCGTATTTGCGACTCCTACTTTCTTTGAAATATTTGACTACGATTGGGTTGTTGGTAGTCCTGAGTCTTCCTTAAGTGAACCTGGGCAGGTAGTTATTAATGAGCAACTGGCAGAAAAGTACTTTGGAGGTGATGCTATAGGCAAGCGTATAATCTATAACAATAAGCATGAAGTATTGGTAAGCGGAGTGATTAAAAACATGCCCCGCAATACAGATCTGAGTATGCGCATGATTATTTCTCATGCTACTTTTGAGCAGAGCGATGAGTATGACAAAGAGTATAATGCCAACCGTAATTCTTACTATCAGACCTTTGTTTTGCTTAAGCCTGGTACTGATCCGGAAAGTGTAAATGCTCAGTTTCCGGCTATGATAGAGAAGTATCAGGGAAAGGAAATTGCTGCCAGTTATATGTCTCATGCCTTGCAGCCAATTAGCGAAATGCATTTTAGTGAAAATGTTGATAATTTTTCAGAGCGCTCAGTTTCCAAAGAGGTAGTATACAGCCTGGCATTAATAGGACTTTTTTTATTGGTTACAGCCTGTATTAACTTTATAAACCTTACTACAGCGCAGGCAGTAAAGCGCTCTAAAGAGGTAGGAGTACGTAAAGCGCTAGGGAGCTCACGCACCCAGTTAGTAAAACAGTTTATGGGAGAAACAGCGCTACTTACCCTTTTTGCAGTGCTTCTTTCTTATCTGATTACTGTGAACATTATCCCTTACCTAAGCCCTCTTTTTAATATCAGCATAGACTATGCGCTAGTGCAAGATCTGCCTACATTTGTTTTCCTGCTGGTAACAGCAGTGTTTGTAAGCATACTAGCCGGTTTTTACCCGTCTATTGTGCTTTCTTCTTTCCGACCGGTAACAACGCTAAAAAACACCCTGACTAATAAAAAAAGTGGAGGCTTAGGTTTACGCAAAACGCTGATTGTATTTCAGTTTGCCTTATCCCAGGTGCTTATTATTTGCACTATTGTAGTGTTAAACCAGATGCATTACTTCAATACCAAATCTTTGGGTTTTGTAAAAGAAGCTGTTCTTACCCTGGATATCCCTTTTACCAGAAGCGAAAGACTGGAGTCGTTTCGCCAGCGGCTTAAAGAGCATAGCGCAATTCATGAAGTTAGCTTTTCTCTCAATACGCCTGCTGCTACTATCAATAAGTCGTGGACATATTTTGGACATAGCGCATTGGAAAATAACCTGCCTTCTGAGATAAAATTTGTAGACCCCAGCTACTTACCCTTCTACGATCTTCAGTTACTATCAGGAAGAAACTTAATTGATAGTGACTCTACCGAACTTGTAGTTAATGAGGCCTTTCTTAAAACCATCGGAATAGATGAGCCAGATAAGGCATTAGGAGAGGAGGTAGAGTATTATGGAACGAGCGGTACTATAGTAGGTGTAGTAAGAGATTTTCACTCACTTTCTTTGCAAAACATGATACCGCCTCTAATGCTGACTCATAACTCAGACATGTTCAGAAAAGCTTCTCTCAAGATTGATATGACACAGGCTGGCGCGGCAATAGCGACTACGGAAGAGGTATGGAAAGACCTGTTTCCCAAGCAATATTTTGCCTATAAGTTTCTGGACGATGACCTGGCGACTATGTACGAGCAGGAAAGAAATACCTCGCGTTTGTTAAGCATCTTTGCCAGCATTGCCATATTTATTGGCTGTCTGGGGCTCTATGGACTAATTAGCTTCATGACTGTGCAAAAAGAGAAAGAGATGGGAATAAGGAAAGTATTAGGAGGCAGTACTCAGCATATTGTCTATCTGTTTACCCGTGAATTTATTATACTGGTAAGCATTGCTTTTCTTATCGCTCTTCCGCTGGGCTATTATCTTATGAACGAATGGCTCAACAATTTTATTTACAGCATAGAATTAGAATGGTGGATGTTTGCCCTGGCTGCTTTGAGTGGAATACTAATCGCAGCGCTTACTGTGAGCTATAAGTCGTTAAGAGCAGCGCTGGTAAGCCCTGCAAATTCTTTGAGAGGGGAGTAA